Proteins encoded by one window of Anaeromyxobacter sp.:
- a CDS encoding outer membrane beta-barrel protein produces the protein MSSLTKSVLAALLLSPALASAADAPKVTFSGLVDSYYTLNLTQGQSLSSPTAGAGAYSSATGFNLNYAKLASTAEAGPATLKLELGAGKQGAIVGDILVQQGYVSMKFGSVTVDAGRFYTPAGFEVFDGNANWLYSKGLLFNFAVPTAHEGVRVALPLSETLTLTGTIANGSDLWANDLGASGSPYKTGIASLGYTKDATFAAVNVLVSKDPVSTEDAFQVDVVASQGYDALSIGLQGDYGTLGSSDFFGAGLWGKFALEGGLELVGRFEYYSDKDGLRLSATDAVDALAEDALSLTVGANYAVGSNAVLKAEVRYDKAGTAIYGADDSLATFTVGALAWF, from the coding sequence TTGTCCAGCCTCACCAAGTCCGTACTCGCCGCCCTGCTGCTCTCGCCGGCCCTGGCCTCCGCCGCCGACGCGCCAAAGGTCACCTTCAGTGGCCTCGTCGACTCGTACTACACGCTCAACCTGACCCAGGGCCAGTCGCTCTCCAGCCCGACGGCCGGCGCCGGCGCCTACTCGTCGGCCACCGGCTTCAACCTGAACTACGCCAAGCTGGCGTCCACCGCCGAGGCGGGCCCGGCCACCCTGAAGCTCGAGCTCGGCGCCGGCAAGCAGGGCGCCATCGTCGGCGACATCCTGGTGCAGCAGGGTTACGTGAGCATGAAGTTCGGCAGCGTCACGGTCGACGCCGGTCGCTTCTACACGCCGGCCGGCTTCGAGGTCTTCGACGGCAACGCCAACTGGCTCTACTCGAAGGGGCTGCTCTTCAACTTCGCCGTGCCGACGGCCCACGAAGGCGTCCGGGTCGCCCTGCCGCTGAGCGAGACCCTGACCCTGACCGGCACCATCGCCAACGGGTCTGACCTCTGGGCCAACGATCTCGGCGCCTCGGGCTCGCCGTACAAGACCGGCATCGCCTCGCTCGGCTACACCAAGGACGCCACCTTCGCGGCGGTCAACGTCCTGGTCTCCAAGGATCCTGTCTCGACCGAGGACGCCTTCCAGGTGGACGTGGTGGCCTCACAGGGCTACGACGCGCTCTCCATCGGTCTGCAGGGTGACTACGGCACGCTCGGCTCCTCGGACTTCTTCGGCGCCGGGCTGTGGGGCAAGTTCGCGCTCGAGGGCGGCCTGGAGCTGGTTGGCCGCTTCGAGTACTACAGCGACAAGGACGGCCTGCGCCTCTCCGCCACCGACGCCGTCGACGCCCTGGCCGAGGACGCGCTCAGCCTGACGGTCGGCGCCAACTACGCGGTCGGCTCCAACGCCGTCCTGAAGGCCGAGGTCCGCTACGACAAGGCTGGCACCGCGATCTACGGCGCCGACGACTCGCTGGCCACCTTCACGGTCGGCGCGCTGGCCTGGTTCTAG
- a CDS encoding putrescine aminotransferase, with protein MAQDLKAALSQSAYVMDLISKKTLTPDERQRVIQESVQYWNEHVNAGFLQYRKSVSTDYTAVEWEDEGAVFRDVNGKEFIDMLGGFGIYVVGHRHPKVLKAVTDQLQKQAIHSQELIDPLRTYLAKLVSQITPGDLNFSFFSNSGTESVEGCLKMAMLTTGRRKLVGTIGAFHGKTLGALGGTSKAFFREPFLPLLNWMHVPFGDVDALAMVLKSGDFTGDRVAAVVIEPIQGEGGIVVAPPGYLRAARDLCDQYGAMLIFDEVQSGMGRSGKMFCCEHDGVTPDLMALGKGFGGGVMPIGAVVGTPKVWQKYIENPFLHTTTFGGNPVCCAAAIATIHVLLEEDLPRQAGEKGEYLLKHMNALAAKYPKVMKLARGRGLMLGMEFTDNDLGYQVATELFSRQILISGTYINARVLRVEPALTISYPQLDTFLGALEDSLKAVSVGRT; from the coding sequence ATGGCCCAGGATCTCAAGGCCGCGCTGTCGCAGTCCGCCTACGTGATGGACCTCATCTCCAAGAAGACCCTGACGCCCGACGAGCGCCAGCGGGTCATCCAGGAGTCGGTCCAGTACTGGAACGAGCACGTCAACGCCGGCTTCCTGCAGTACCGGAAGTCGGTCTCCACCGACTACACCGCGGTGGAGTGGGAGGACGAGGGCGCCGTCTTCCGCGACGTCAACGGCAAGGAGTTCATCGACATGCTGGGCGGCTTCGGCATCTACGTGGTGGGCCACCGCCACCCCAAGGTGCTCAAGGCCGTCACCGACCAGCTGCAGAAGCAGGCCATCCACTCGCAGGAGCTCATCGACCCCCTGCGCACCTACCTGGCCAAGCTGGTCTCCCAGATCACGCCGGGTGACCTGAACTTCTCGTTCTTCTCCAACTCGGGCACCGAGTCGGTGGAGGGCTGCCTCAAGATGGCCATGCTGACCACCGGCCGCCGCAAGCTGGTGGGCACCATCGGCGCCTTCCACGGCAAGACCCTGGGCGCGCTGGGCGGCACCTCCAAGGCCTTCTTCCGGGAGCCGTTCCTGCCGCTGCTCAACTGGATGCACGTGCCGTTCGGCGACGTCGACGCCCTGGCCATGGTGCTCAAGAGCGGCGACTTCACCGGCGACCGGGTGGCCGCGGTGGTCATCGAGCCCATCCAGGGCGAGGGCGGCATCGTGGTGGCGCCCCCCGGCTACCTCCGGGCGGCCCGCGACCTGTGCGACCAGTACGGCGCCATGCTGATCTTCGACGAGGTCCAGTCGGGCATGGGGCGCAGCGGCAAGATGTTCTGCTGCGAGCACGACGGCGTGACGCCGGACCTGATGGCGCTCGGCAAGGGCTTCGGCGGAGGCGTCATGCCCATCGGCGCGGTGGTGGGCACGCCCAAGGTCTGGCAGAAGTACATCGAGAACCCCTTCCTCCACACCACCACCTTCGGCGGCAACCCGGTCTGCTGCGCCGCCGCCATCGCCACCATCCACGTGCTGCTCGAGGAGGACCTGCCCCGCCAGGCCGGCGAGAAGGGCGAGTACCTGCTCAAGCACATGAACGCCCTGGCGGCGAAGTACCCCAAGGTGATGAAGCTGGCGCGCGGGCGCGGCCTGATGCTGGGCATGGAGTTCACCGACAACGACCTCGGCTACCAGGTGGCCACCGAGCTCTTCTCCCGCCAGATCCTCATCTCCGGCACCTACATCAACGCCCGCGTGCTGCGGGTGGAGCCGGCCCTCACCATCAGCTACCCGCAGCTCGACACCTTCCTGGGGGCGCTGGAGGACAGCCTGAAGGCGGTCTCGGTCGGCCGGACCTGA
- a CDS encoding aspartate aminotransferase family protein: MGAIDRRRLAAALSSELATFGAAHPRSRELFERAKAHLHDGVPMSWMSRWAGAFPLFVAGARGARFTDVDGREYVDFCLGDTGAMTGHSPPAALAAIQAQLGRGLTFMLPTEDALVVAAELARRFGLPSWQLASTATDANRFVIRIARHVTGRPRVLVFNWCYHGTVDETFATLGPDGRVGPRPGNVGPPVDPAVTTRVVEFNDLPALERELAHGDVACVLAEPAMTNIGIVLPDPGFHEALRALTRKHGTLLVIDETHTISAGPGGCTRAWGLSPDFVTVGKPLASGLPAAVYGFTAEVAARWRERTSPDLADTGGIGGTLAGNALALAAMRATLTEVLTEEAYGRMIPLAGRFAAGVEGVIAELGLPWIVKRLGARAEYWFRAVAPRNGGEAAAAVDGELDRYMHLAALNRGVLMTPFHNMALMCPATTEADVDLHTRVFRESVAAVLT, encoded by the coding sequence ATGGGCGCCATCGACCGCAGGCGGCTGGCCGCCGCCCTCTCCTCCGAGCTCGCCACCTTCGGCGCGGCGCACCCGCGCTCGCGCGAGCTCTTCGAGCGGGCCAAGGCGCACCTGCACGACGGCGTGCCCATGAGCTGGATGAGCCGCTGGGCCGGCGCGTTCCCGCTCTTCGTGGCGGGGGCGCGCGGCGCCCGCTTCACCGACGTGGACGGTCGGGAGTACGTCGACTTCTGCCTGGGCGACACCGGGGCCATGACCGGCCACTCGCCGCCGGCCGCGCTGGCCGCCATCCAGGCGCAGCTCGGCCGCGGCCTCACCTTCATGCTGCCCACCGAGGACGCGCTGGTGGTGGCGGCCGAGCTGGCGCGGCGCTTCGGCCTGCCCTCCTGGCAGCTGGCCTCGACGGCCACCGACGCCAACCGCTTCGTCATCCGCATCGCCCGGCACGTCACCGGGCGGCCCAGGGTGCTGGTGTTCAACTGGTGCTACCACGGCACCGTGGACGAGACCTTCGCCACCCTGGGCCCGGACGGCCGGGTCGGGCCGCGCCCCGGCAACGTGGGCCCACCGGTGGACCCGGCGGTGACCACCCGGGTGGTGGAGTTCAACGACCTCCCGGCGCTGGAGCGCGAGCTGGCCCACGGCGACGTGGCCTGCGTGCTGGCCGAGCCGGCCATGACCAACATCGGCATCGTCTTGCCCGACCCGGGCTTCCACGAGGCGCTGCGGGCCCTCACCCGGAAGCACGGCACCTTGCTGGTCATCGACGAGACCCACACCATCTCGGCCGGGCCGGGCGGCTGCACCCGCGCCTGGGGGCTGTCGCCGGACTTCGTCACGGTGGGCAAGCCGCTGGCCTCCGGCCTGCCGGCCGCGGTCTACGGCTTCACCGCCGAGGTGGCGGCGCGCTGGCGGGAGCGCACCTCGCCCGACCTGGCCGACACCGGCGGCATCGGCGGCACCCTGGCCGGCAACGCCCTGGCCCTGGCGGCCATGCGCGCCACCCTCACCGAGGTGCTCACCGAGGAGGCCTACGGCCGCATGATCCCGCTGGCCGGGCGGTTCGCCGCCGGCGTGGAGGGGGTCATCGCCGAGCTCGGGCTGCCCTGGATCGTGAAGCGGCTGGGGGCCCGCGCCGAGTACTGGTTCCGCGCCGTCGCGCCCCGCAACGGCGGGGAGGCGGCCGCGGCGGTGGACGGCGAGCTGGATCGCTACATGCACCTGGCCGCGCTCAACCGCGGCGTGCTCATGACGCCCTTCCACAACATGGCGCTGATGTGCCCGGCCACCACCGAGGCCGACGTGGACTTGCACACCCGGGTGTTTCGCGAGAGCGTGGCGGCGGTGCTGACATGA
- a CDS encoding spermidine/putrescine ABC transporter substrate-binding protein, whose product MRHALKSLALAVVAALALSACSKQEAPPAPAAAAPAPVAAKEPCTLNVFIWSEYMDPEIIKAFEQKYSCKVTIDLYEDNESMIAKLQGGGTSLYDIVVPGNYVVAAMVKLDLLAPLRKENIPNLKNLDDKFVSPAYDRDNKYTAAYQWGTVGIYTRKKPGQAVDETWGLLFDPKAKPGAFLMMDSIREMMGSALKYKGYSVNTTDQKQLKEAADLLAAAKKRSQGFEGGVGGKNKVLAKAVKAAVVYNGDAVKGTKDDPETYYFVPREGGVIWVDNLAIPSKAPHRETAEKFIDFILDPKVGAQLSDFNQYATPNKAARALVNADDGKNPAIYPPPEMMAKLEFVEDLGEQNRLFDEIWTMVKSK is encoded by the coding sequence ATGCGTCACGCCCTGAAGTCGCTGGCCCTGGCCGTCGTCGCCGCGCTCGCGTTGAGCGCCTGCTCCAAGCAGGAGGCCCCACCGGCCCCGGCCGCGGCCGCCCCGGCGCCGGTGGCCGCCAAGGAGCCCTGCACCCTCAACGTCTTCATCTGGTCCGAGTACATGGACCCGGAGATCATCAAGGCCTTCGAGCAGAAGTACTCGTGCAAGGTCACCATCGACCTGTACGAGGACAACGAGTCGATGATCGCCAAGCTGCAGGGCGGCGGCACGTCGCTGTACGACATCGTGGTGCCGGGCAACTACGTGGTCGCGGCCATGGTGAAGCTCGACCTGCTGGCGCCGCTGCGCAAGGAGAACATCCCCAACCTGAAGAACCTGGACGACAAGTTCGTCAGCCCGGCCTACGACCGGGACAACAAGTACACCGCGGCCTACCAGTGGGGCACGGTGGGCATCTACACCCGCAAGAAGCCGGGGCAGGCCGTCGACGAGACCTGGGGGCTGCTCTTCGACCCCAAGGCCAAGCCCGGCGCCTTCCTCATGATGGACTCCATCCGCGAGATGATGGGCTCGGCCCTCAAGTACAAGGGGTACTCGGTCAACACCACCGACCAGAAGCAGCTCAAGGAGGCGGCGGACCTGCTGGCGGCCGCCAAGAAGCGCTCGCAGGGCTTCGAGGGCGGCGTGGGTGGCAAGAACAAGGTGCTGGCCAAGGCCGTCAAGGCGGCCGTGGTCTACAACGGCGACGCCGTCAAGGGCACCAAGGACGACCCGGAGACCTACTACTTCGTGCCCCGCGAGGGCGGCGTCATCTGGGTGGACAACCTGGCCATCCCGTCCAAGGCGCCGCACCGCGAGACCGCCGAGAAGTTCATCGACTTCATCCTGGACCCGAAGGTCGGCGCCCAGCTCTCCGACTTCAACCAGTACGCCACCCCCAACAAGGCGGCGCGGGCGCTGGTCAACGCCGACGACGGGAAGAACCCGGCCATCTACCCGCCGCCCGAGATGATGGCCAAGCTGGAGTTCGTGGAGGACCTGGGCGAGCAGAACCGGCTCTTCGACGAGATCTGGACCATGGTGAAGTCGAAGTAG
- a CDS encoding ABC transporter permease, giving the protein MRKLSWPLWLTSGLLYVFLYAPIVVVIVYSFNSARHGGPWRGFTWQWYATLLDNQDKLAAARNTLVLGGLSTLVSTLLGTGLGYGLSRYQFPGKRFFSFLMYIPVVIPDIVMAVAMLMFYSQVRQWLGFLELGMTTMVLAHVTFQIPFVAIVVRSRMVGMDQSIEEAAHDLGATSLQTFLHVTLPLILPAVVAGGMLAFTLSLDDFVVSFFTTGPGASTLPILIYASVKRGITPDINALSSVIILISVIGTVLPMLLQRPAKHRGDT; this is encoded by the coding sequence GTGAGAAAGCTCTCCTGGCCGCTCTGGCTCACCTCGGGCCTGCTCTACGTCTTCCTCTACGCCCCCATCGTGGTGGTGATCGTCTACTCCTTCAACTCGGCGCGCCACGGCGGCCCGTGGCGGGGCTTCACCTGGCAGTGGTACGCCACCCTGCTCGACAACCAGGACAAGCTGGCGGCGGCCCGCAACACGCTGGTGCTGGGCGGCCTCTCCACGCTGGTCTCGACGCTGCTGGGCACCGGGCTGGGCTACGGCCTGTCGCGCTACCAGTTCCCCGGCAAGCGGTTCTTCTCGTTCCTCATGTACATCCCGGTGGTCATCCCGGACATCGTCATGGCGGTGGCCATGCTGATGTTCTACTCGCAGGTGCGCCAGTGGCTGGGCTTCCTCGAGCTGGGCATGACCACCATGGTGCTGGCCCACGTCACCTTCCAGATCCCCTTCGTGGCCATCGTGGTGCGGTCGCGCATGGTGGGCATGGACCAGTCCATCGAGGAGGCGGCCCACGACCTGGGGGCCACCTCGCTGCAGACCTTCCTGCACGTCACCCTGCCCCTGATCCTGCCGGCCGTGGTGGCCGGCGGCATGCTGGCCTTCACCCTCTCGCTCGACGACTTCGTGGTGAGCTTCTTCACCACCGGCCCGGGCGCCTCCACCCTGCCCATCCTCATCTACGCGTCGGTGAAGCGGGGCATCACGCCCGACATCAACGCGCTGTCGTCCGTCATCATCCTGATCTCGGTGATCGGGACCGTCCTGCCCATGCTGCTGCAGCGCCCTGCCAAGCACAGAGGAGACACCTGA
- a CDS encoding ABC transporter permease produces MARKARAIEVRFGEQLTFWGQLVRSAFTSGPAIAWVTVLLLVPMLGILLTSVLTRGPYGEIELRFTLENYRRLAGFGLFGFDPQYPFIILRSLVMAAGTTAVCLLAGFPLAFFISALPGRLKQVALTLVVIPFWTNLLIRTYAWQLLLGPDSFLATVAEALHLVEEDAPLYPGTFAVYLGMLCAYLPFLVLPLYTSVEKIDWSIAEAASDLGADGPRVFWHAILPQVMPGVVAGMVLVFIPATGQFVIPDLLGGAKTVMLGNAIQQQYGASRDWPFGAAITLVGMAVVLGGLLLQQRFTRKGGEPGEGML; encoded by the coding sequence ATGGCCAGGAAGGCGCGCGCCATCGAGGTCCGGTTCGGGGAGCAGCTCACCTTCTGGGGGCAGCTGGTCCGCTCGGCCTTCACCAGCGGCCCGGCCATCGCCTGGGTCACCGTGCTGCTGCTGGTGCCCATGCTGGGCATCCTGCTCACCAGCGTGCTCACCCGCGGGCCCTACGGCGAGATCGAGCTGCGCTTCACCCTGGAGAACTACCGGCGGCTGGCCGGCTTCGGGCTCTTCGGCTTCGATCCCCAGTACCCCTTCATCATCCTGCGCAGCCTGGTGATGGCGGCGGGCACCACCGCGGTCTGCCTGCTGGCCGGGTTCCCGCTGGCCTTCTTCATCTCGGCGCTGCCCGGGCGGCTCAAGCAGGTGGCCCTGACCCTGGTGGTCATCCCGTTCTGGACCAACCTGCTCATCCGCACCTACGCCTGGCAGCTGCTGCTCGGGCCGGACAGCTTCCTGGCCACGGTGGCCGAGGCGCTGCACCTGGTGGAGGAGGACGCCCCGCTCTACCCGGGCACCTTCGCGGTCTACCTGGGCATGCTGTGCGCCTACCTGCCGTTCCTGGTGCTGCCGCTCTACACCTCGGTGGAGAAGATCGACTGGTCCATCGCCGAGGCCGCCTCCGACCTGGGCGCCGACGGGCCGCGCGTCTTCTGGCACGCCATCCTCCCGCAGGTCATGCCGGGCGTGGTGGCCGGCATGGTGCTGGTCTTCATCCCCGCCACCGGCCAGTTCGTCATCCCCGACCTGCTGGGCGGGGCCAAGACGGTCATGCTGGGCAACGCCATCCAGCAGCAGTACGGCGCCAGCCGCGACTGGCCCTTCGGCGCCGCCATCACCCTGGTGGGCATGGCGGTGGTGCTGGGCGGGCTGCTGCTGCAGCAGCGCTTCACCAGGAAGGGCGGCGAGCCGGGGGAGGGGATGCTGTGA
- a CDS encoding ABC transporter ATP-binding protein, translating to MTTQADAAPPTRRSFEHAPAAIEVEGLTRRFADFTALDSVDVTIREGEFFSLLGPSGCGKTTLLRIIGGLDQADGGVVRIAGQDARTIPAHKRPVNTVFQSYALFPHLTVRQNVAFGLRMKRVAEPERGQRVEKAIEMVQIGAFADRKPGQLSGGQKQRVALARALVNEPKVLLLDEPLGALDLKLRKELQVELLGLQRRLGITFVFVTHDQEEALVMSDRIAVMRAGKIEQLGEVRALYERPRNRFVGQFLGSCNLLEGAVESSSPEELTLASPVGTLRARRRPGDPGAVGTLTLAIRPEKVRLLPDFGKGENRFECIVEQLIYTGNASHYHLRCGQQKIKAEVMNAAAGAVERQVGQRVAVELPADSLVVLED from the coding sequence ATGACCACCCAGGCCGACGCCGCACCGCCGACCCGCCGCTCCTTCGAGCACGCCCCCGCCGCCATCGAGGTGGAGGGGCTGACGCGCCGCTTCGCCGACTTCACGGCGCTCGACTCGGTGGACGTCACCATCCGCGAGGGGGAGTTCTTCTCGCTGCTGGGCCCCTCCGGCTGCGGCAAGACCACCCTGCTGCGCATCATCGGCGGGCTCGACCAGGCCGATGGCGGGGTGGTCCGCATCGCCGGCCAGGACGCCCGCACCATCCCGGCCCACAAGCGGCCGGTCAACACCGTCTTCCAGTCCTACGCGCTCTTCCCGCACCTGACGGTGCGCCAGAACGTGGCCTTCGGCCTGCGCATGAAGCGGGTGGCCGAGCCGGAGCGCGGCCAGCGGGTCGAGAAGGCCATCGAGATGGTGCAGATCGGCGCCTTCGCCGACCGCAAGCCGGGCCAGCTCTCCGGCGGGCAGAAGCAGCGGGTGGCGCTGGCGCGGGCGCTGGTCAACGAGCCGAAGGTGCTGCTGCTCGACGAGCCGCTGGGCGCCCTGGACCTCAAGCTTCGCAAGGAGCTGCAGGTGGAGCTGCTCGGCCTGCAGCGGCGCCTGGGCATCACCTTCGTCTTCGTCACCCACGACCAGGAGGAGGCGCTGGTGATGAGCGACCGCATCGCGGTGATGCGGGCCGGCAAGATCGAGCAGCTCGGCGAGGTGCGCGCGCTCTACGAGCGGCCGCGCAACCGCTTCGTGGGGCAGTTCCTGGGGTCCTGCAACCTGCTGGAGGGCGCGGTGGAGAGCTCCTCCCCGGAGGAGCTGACGCTGGCCAGCCCGGTGGGCACGCTGCGGGCGCGGCGCCGCCCCGGCGACCCGGGCGCGGTGGGCACGCTCACCCTGGCCATCCGGCCCGAGAAGGTGCGGCTGCTGCCGGACTTCGGGAAGGGCGAGAACCGCTTCGAGTGCATCGTCGAGCAGCTCATCTACACCGGCAACGCCTCCCACTACCACCTGCGCTGCGGCCAGCAGAAGATCAAGGCCGAGGTGATGAACGCGGCGGCCGGGGCGGTGGAGCGGCAGGTGGGCCAGCGGGTGGCGGTGGAGCTGCCGGCCGACAGCCTGGTGGTCCTGGAGGACTGA
- a CDS encoding FAD-dependent oxidoreductase gives MARTPLLRSLIQLTAEHRRARSAGLPVEAVREAAARAAEGRLTRRAFLAGTAAAGAAAAFPLLGVATGTTPVKVAILGGGMAGLTAALQLTDAGFAPTVYEASGRFGGRMKSEKGGGRPGCGACHDVEQPAGADWADGQVTDLFGEFIDSGHEAMQALARRFRLPLVDLLAAEAKGATETYFLGGAHWSKADADQAYRALVGPLLEDLAAAEETTWETLTPAGRALDDLSLAQWIERRVPGGAASPLGKLLDLAYAIEFGADAADQSALNLVTLLGYNPSKRRLNLYGESDEKYRIAGGVEELPRALVKHLSSRCTLELGWELTRVALRPDGAVALSFLGKPEVVADHVILTVPFAALRAVDLSQAGFDERKLRAIRELGYGHNGKLQLQFTDRLWRSKGPWGVSSGQAYADTGLQSIWESTRGQPGRSGILANYTGGSGADAMAIRHPYAAVSDPRVSQDVERFLLQAEPVFPGLRARWNGRAAGTMAHLNRFWGGAYSYYRVGQWGAFGGYEPVPQGPVRFAGEHCTQEAQGYMEGAALTGRAAGREVVAALRKRPARPRR, from the coding sequence ATGGCCCGCACCCCGCTGCTCCGCTCCCTCATCCAGCTCACCGCCGAGCACCGGCGGGCCCGCTCGGCCGGCCTGCCGGTGGAGGCCGTCCGCGAGGCCGCGGCCCGCGCCGCGGAGGGCCGGCTGACGCGCCGGGCCTTCCTGGCGGGCACGGCCGCGGCCGGGGCGGCCGCCGCCTTCCCGCTGCTCGGCGTCGCCACGGGCACCACCCCGGTGAAGGTGGCCATCCTGGGGGGCGGCATGGCCGGCCTGACGGCGGCGCTGCAGCTCACCGACGCCGGCTTCGCCCCCACCGTCTACGAGGCCTCCGGCCGCTTCGGCGGGCGCATGAAGTCGGAGAAGGGCGGGGGCCGGCCGGGCTGCGGGGCCTGCCACGACGTGGAGCAGCCGGCCGGCGCCGACTGGGCCGACGGGCAGGTGACCGACCTCTTCGGCGAGTTCATCGACAGCGGCCACGAGGCCATGCAGGCGCTGGCCAGGCGCTTCCGCCTGCCGCTGGTGGACCTGCTGGCGGCCGAGGCCAAGGGGGCCACCGAGACCTACTTCCTCGGCGGGGCGCACTGGTCCAAGGCCGACGCGGACCAGGCCTACCGGGCGCTGGTCGGGCCGCTGCTGGAGGACCTGGCCGCGGCCGAGGAGACCACCTGGGAGACCCTCACGCCGGCCGGGCGCGCGCTCGACGACCTGAGCCTGGCGCAGTGGATCGAGCGGCGGGTGCCGGGCGGCGCCGCCTCCCCGCTGGGGAAGCTCCTCGACCTGGCCTACGCCATCGAGTTCGGGGCCGACGCGGCCGACCAGAGCGCCCTCAACCTGGTGACGCTGCTCGGCTACAACCCCTCGAAGCGGCGGCTCAACCTCTACGGCGAGTCGGACGAGAAGTACCGCATCGCCGGCGGGGTGGAGGAGCTGCCGCGGGCGCTGGTGAAGCACCTCTCGAGCCGCTGCACCCTGGAGCTGGGGTGGGAGCTGACCCGGGTGGCGCTGCGGCCCGACGGCGCGGTGGCGCTCTCCTTCCTCGGCAAGCCGGAGGTGGTGGCCGACCACGTCATCCTGACCGTGCCCTTCGCCGCCCTGCGCGCGGTGGACCTGTCGCAGGCCGGCTTCGACGAGCGCAAGCTCCGGGCCATCCGCGAGCTGGGCTACGGCCACAACGGCAAGCTGCAGCTCCAGTTCACGGACCGGCTGTGGCGCAGCAAGGGCCCCTGGGGTGTCTCCAGCGGGCAGGCCTACGCCGACACCGGGCTGCAGTCCATCTGGGAGTCCACCCGCGGCCAGCCCGGCCGGAGCGGCATCCTGGCCAACTACACCGGCGGGTCGGGGGCCGACGCCATGGCCATCCGCCACCCCTACGCGGCGGTGTCGGATCCCCGGGTCTCCCAGGACGTGGAGCGCTTCCTGCTCCAGGCCGAGCCGGTCTTCCCGGGGCTGAGGGCGCGCTGGAACGGTCGGGCCGCCGGGACCATGGCGCACCTCAACCGCTTCTGGGGCGGCGCCTACTCCTACTACCGGGTCGGCCAGTGGGGGGCCTTCGGCGGGTACGAGCCGGTGCCCCAGGGCCCTGTCCGGTTCGCGGGCGAGCACTGCACACAGGAGGCGCAGGGCTACATGGAGGGGGCGGCCCTGACGGGCCGGGCGGCCGGCCGCGAGGTGGTGGCGGCGCTCAGGAAGCGCCCGGCGCGCCCGCGCCGGTGA
- a CDS encoding ABC transporter permease: MPSEAAARGRRAPWWLAALAWGGVLFLHLPILVVALYAFSTEESAFSFPPPGLTLRWFAQAAARDDVVQAILLSARLALVATAGALLLGTLAALALARRTFPGKDAITLIFILPIALPGIITGIALLSAFRLGGLEPGFWTIAVGHATFCVVVVYNNVVARLRRLPHSLVEASMDLGADAFQTFRRVVLPQLATSLLAGGILAFGLSFDEIIVTTFTAGHEQTLPIWLMGQLSRPRDVPVTNVVALVVMLVTALPIVAAWWLTRGTEDVAGSGK, translated from the coding sequence ATGCCCTCTGAGGCCGCGGCCCGGGGGCGGCGCGCCCCGTGGTGGCTGGCCGCGCTGGCCTGGGGCGGCGTCCTCTTCCTGCACCTCCCCATCCTGGTGGTGGCCCTCTACGCCTTCAGCACCGAGGAGAGCGCCTTCAGCTTCCCGCCGCCGGGCCTGACGCTCCGCTGGTTCGCCCAGGCGGCGGCCCGCGACGACGTGGTGCAGGCCATCCTGCTGTCGGCCCGGCTGGCGCTGGTGGCCACCGCCGGGGCGCTCCTGCTCGGCACCCTGGCGGCGCTGGCGCTGGCGCGCCGCACCTTCCCGGGCAAGGACGCCATCACCCTGATCTTCATCCTGCCCATCGCGCTGCCCGGCATCATCACCGGCATCGCGCTGCTCTCGGCCTTCCGGCTGGGCGGCCTGGAGCCCGGCTTCTGGACCATCGCGGTGGGCCACGCCACCTTCTGCGTGGTGGTGGTCTACAACAACGTGGTGGCCAGGCTGCGGCGCCTGCCGCACAGCCTGGTGGAGGCCTCCATGGACCTGGGGGCCGACGCCTTCCAGACCTTCCGCCGGGTGGTGCTGCCGCAGCTGGCCACCTCGCTGCTGGCCGGCGGCATCCTGGCCTTCGGGCTCTCCTTCGACGAGATCATCGTCACCACCTTCACCGCGGGCCACGAGCAGACCCTGCCCATCTGGCTCATGGGCCAGCTGAGCCGCCCGCGCGACGTGCCCGTCACCAACGTGGTGGCGCTGGTGGTGATGCTGGTGACCGCCCTGCCCATCGTGGCGGCCTGGTGGCTCACGCGCGGCACCGAGGACGTGGCGGGGTCCGGCAAGTGA